Sequence from the Nitrospirota bacterium genome:
CCGGCGTTCGCCTGGGCGAAGTCTTCCCATTGCAACAGGACGTTGGGGAGCTTGCGTTTCACCGCCTGGACGAAGGCGTCCACGAACTCGTCATACTCCTGCCCGCGCACCCGTTCGTGGCGCCACCCCACATACAAGGGATCGCGCAACGCCTCGGCGTTGTTCGTCCCCGCGTCCAGAATGATAGGCAGCGTCCGGGCCGGATGGATGCCGCCGCACAGGGTATAGAGCGACAGCTTGCCGATGGGAATACCCATGCCGCCGGCCCCCTGATCGCCCAGGCCGAGAATCCGCTCCCCGTCGGTCACCACGATCACGTCCACGTCCCGATAGGGCCGGTTGTCGAGGATGCGTTCGATGTCCGTCTGTTCGGGAACCGATATAAACAAGCCGCGCGGCCGCCGGTAGATGTGACTGAATTGCTGGCAGGCGGTGCCGACGACGGGGGTGTACACGATAGGCATCATCTCGGCGACGTGTCCCAGCAACAGGGCGTAAAAGAGCGTTTCGTTCTCATCCTGCAGCGCCCGCAGAAAGATATGCCGCTCCAGGTCGGTGACCTTTTGCTGGTAGGCCTGATAGGCCCGCTCCAACTGGACCTCCAGCGTTTCTTCATGGGGCGGCAGCAGCCCTTGCAGCCCCAGCTCGCGCCGCTCTTCGAACGTAAAGGCCAGGCCCTTGTTCAGGAACGGCTGCTCCTCGAGCGTCTGGCCGGTCAGGGAAGAGACCAGGACTTCCTCGCCGGTTTTCGGGTCACGAGTCGGTTGAATCTCGATCATTACATTCCTCCATGCAACGGCAGCATACCGCAAGGACTGGTTTGAATCCATGAACTCCTGTCCTCGTTGCTTTTCCCGCTGCGTTTCCGATAAGAGAACAGGGGCTCGTTCACCATCCTGCACGAGGAGCGACGCAAACGGTGCGGTGCCTGTGAGTCAACTCCATTCCCACGGGTCGCCCTGGCGCGCCCTCTCCCACCGCAACTTCGCCCTGTTCCTGGCCGGACACGGCATCTCCGTTTGCGGCACCTGGATGCAAAGCCTGGCCCAGGCCTGGCTGGTCTGGCGGCTGACCCATTCCCCCTTTCTGCTGGGGCTCGTGGAGTTTCTGAACCGAGCACCGATCTTGTTCCTCGGCGTGTTCGCCGGACTCGCGGCGGACCGCTGGCCCCGTTACCGCCTGATGGTCATCGCCCAGATGCTGCTCATGGTCCTGGCCGGCACGCTGGCGGCGCTCACCCTCAGCGGGACCGTCACGGTCGGCTGGATCATGGGGCTGGCCTTTCTCCAAGGACTGGTCTACGCGCTGGAAACACCGGTGCGGCAGACCTTCATGACCGACCTGGTGCCGCGCGCCGACATGCCCTCGGCCATCGGCTTGAACTCGTCCATGTTCAATTCGGCGCGCGTCATCGGCCCCTCGATCGCCGGGCTGCTGGTCAGCCAGGTCGGCGAAGGGATCTGCTTTCTGATCAATACGGCCAGCTTCCTCGTGATCCTCGGCTGCCTGGCGGCCATGCGCCTTCCTCCGCCGCAGCCGGGCGCGACCGCCGGGTCGCTCGGGCTGCTCCGCGAAGCCTTCGGCTATGCCTGGCGGACCCCGCATGCCCGCGCTTTGCTGCTCCTGGCCCTGGTGTTGAGCGTCGCCGCCATGCCCTATACGACGCTCCTGCCTGTGTTCGCCGCCGAGGTGCTGGACACCGGGCCCAACGGGCTGGGACTCTTGATGGCCGCGACCGGGGTCGGTGCCCTGACCGCGGCGCTCCGGCTGGCCAGACGCAGTACCTTGCTGGGGCTCAAGACCTCCATCGCCAAGGCCGTGACCCTGTTCGGATCGGGCCTGCTGGCCCTGGCCCTGAGCCAGACCCTGTGGCTCTCCATGCTGATCCTGGTGGTCGTCGGGTTCAGCATGGTCAGCAGCCTGGCCGGCACCAACACGATGCTGCAAAGCCTGGCGCCAGAAGGCATGCGCGGGCGGGTGGTCAGCCTGTATACGACGGCGTCGTTGGGCTGCACGATCTTCGGCAGTCTGCTGGCCGGCTCCAGCGCCAACTATTTTGGCGCCCAGGCCACGGCCGCGGCGGGCGGAGTCCTGACGCTGATCGCGGCCCTGATCTTTTGGCGCGCACTGCCGGCGATCGCCAAACACTTGCAGGAACATCAGCTCCTGCCGCCCGAGAACGTGCCCGCCGGTTGAACCGTCCGGACAGGCTTGCATAGGCCGGGGGAAATCCCTACCATGAGCCCATGATCGACTGGGCCCTTATCATCCCGGGGCAGAGGCGACGGTTCATCCCCACAACGTCGCTCTGGCTTTTGTTATCCCTCTGTCTGCTGACCGGCTGTGTCGGCACCAGCTCGCTGGTGCTCGGGGCAGGGGCCGGCACCGCAACCGGGTCCGGCGTCGCCTATACCATGGACAGCATCGCCTACAAGACCTTCACCGCCCCGCTCGACCAGGTCGCCGAGGCTACCAGGACGACTCTGCAATCCATGGAGTTTCCCATCCGGTGGGAGTCGCGCAATACCTCCGGGGTGGACCTCATGGCCAAGGCCGGCAACCTGTCCGAAACGCTGGAAATCGAGATCGACCTCGAACGGCTGAGCCCCCAGGTCACCCGGATGCGCATCGTGGCCAGCCGCGGGTTCTTTTTGAAGGACGCAGCGACCGCCACGGAGATCATCCGGCTGGTCTCAAAGCAACTGGACGAGCGGGATCGGGCCGCCGCCTTGGCTCAGGATCAGCCGGCCCAGCCGTCCGCTCCCCCGGCCAAACCGTGATCGATACGATGGCATGAAACGGACCTGGGTCATCGTCCTTGCGGCCCTGTGCC
This genomic interval carries:
- a CDS encoding MFS transporter, which codes for MNSCPRCFSRCVSDKRTGARSPSCTRSDANGAVPVSQLHSHGSPWRALSHRNFALFLAGHGISVCGTWMQSLAQAWLVWRLTHSPFLLGLVEFLNRAPILFLGVFAGLAADRWPRYRLMVIAQMLLMVLAGTLAALTLSGTVTVGWIMGLAFLQGLVYALETPVRQTFMTDLVPRADMPSAIGLNSSMFNSARVIGPSIAGLLVSQVGEGICFLINTASFLVILGCLAAMRLPPPQPGATAGSLGLLREAFGYAWRTPHARALLLLALVLSVAAMPYTTLLPVFAAEVLDTGPNGLGLLMAATGVGALTAALRLARRSTLLGLKTSIAKAVTLFGSGLLALALSQTLWLSMLILVVVGFSMVSSLAGTNTMLQSLAPEGMRGRVVSLYTTASLGCTIFGSLLAGSSANYFGAQATAAAGGVLTLIAALIFWRALPAIAKHLQEHQLLPPENVPAG
- a CDS encoding DUF3568 family protein, coding for MIDWALIIPGQRRRFIPTTSLWLLLSLCLLTGCVGTSSLVLGAGAGTATGSGVAYTMDSIAYKTFTAPLDQVAEATRTTLQSMEFPIRWESRNTSGVDLMAKAGNLSETLEIEIDLERLSPQVTRMRIVASRGFFLKDAATATEIIRLVSKQLDERDRAAALAQDQPAQPSAPPAKP